In Phocoena phocoena chromosome 11, mPhoPho1.1, whole genome shotgun sequence, one DNA window encodes the following:
- the IL22 gene encoding interleukin-22 — protein MAARQKSMSSSLMGTLVASCLLHMALWVQGGAAVPIVSQCRLDRANFQQPYITNRTFALAHEASLADNNTDVRLIGTKLFQGVKMMERCCMLKQVLNFILEEVLLPQSNRFKPYMQEVVPFLARLNKKLGQCHMECDNQNIQRNVQNLKDTVKKLGESGEIKVIGELNLLFMALKNECTRPGQSSKMDN, from the exons ATGGCTGCCCGGCAGAAATCTATGAGCTCTTCCCTTATGGGGACTCTGGTGGCCAGCTGCCTCCTCCACATGGCCCTGTGGGTGCAGGGAGGAGCGGCTGTGCCCATTGTGTCGCAGTGCAGGCTCGACAGGGCCAACTTCCAGCAGCCTTACATCACCAACCGCACCTTCGCGTTGGCTCATGAG gcTAGTTTGGCAGATAACAACACAGATGTTCGTCTCATTGGGACCAAACTGTTCCAGGGAGTCAAG ATGATGGAGCGCTGCTGTATGCTGAAGCAGGTGCTGAACTTTATCCTTGAAGAGGTGCTGCTCCCCCAATCCAATAGATTCAAGCCCTACATGCAGGAGGTGGTGCCCTTCCTGGCCAGGCTCAACAAAAagctaggccaatgc CATATGGAGTGTGACAACCAGAATATCCAGAGAAATGTACAGAATCTGAAGGACACAGTGAAAAAG CTTGGAGAGAGTGGAGAGATCAAAGTAATTGGAGAACTGAATTTGCTGTTTATGGCCCTGAAAAATGAATGCACTCGTCCAGGGCAAAGCTCGAAAATGGATAACTAA